One window of Candidatus Mycobacterium wuenschmannii genomic DNA carries:
- a CDS encoding histidine phosphatase family protein: MAEQTRVHLIRHGEVHNPDAILYGRLPGFRLSDKGNRQAQAAAEALSGRDIVAVIASPLQRAQETATPIAAKHNLTIDTDPDLIESANFFEGKRVSPGDGAWRDPRFWWQLRNPFKPSWGEPYKQIAERMTTAIDKARARAAGHEVVCVSHQLPVWTSRLAVSGKRLWHDPRRRECAVGSVTTLVYDGDRLVDVEYLEPTLS; this comes from the coding sequence ATGGCCGAACAGACCCGCGTCCACCTGATCCGGCACGGCGAGGTGCACAACCCCGACGCCATCCTGTACGGACGGCTGCCCGGATTCCGCTTGTCCGACAAGGGAAACCGTCAAGCCCAGGCGGCGGCCGAGGCGCTGTCCGGCCGCGACATCGTCGCCGTGATCGCCTCGCCGTTGCAGCGCGCGCAAGAGACCGCAACGCCGATCGCCGCCAAGCACAATCTCACCATCGACACCGACCCGGACCTGATCGAGTCGGCCAACTTCTTCGAGGGCAAGCGGGTCAGCCCCGGCGACGGCGCCTGGCGCGACCCGCGGTTCTGGTGGCAACTTCGCAACCCGTTCAAGCCGTCGTGGGGGGAGCCCTACAAGCAGATCGCGGAGCGCATGACGACCGCGATCGACAAGGCCCGCGCCCGGGCCGCAGGTCACGAGGTCGTCTGCGTCAGCCATCAACTTCCGGTGTGGACAAGCCGACTCGCGGTCAGCGGCAAGCGCCTGTGGCACGACCCGCGCCGCCGCGAGTGTGCGGTCGGTTCGGTGACGACGCTGGTCTACGACGGCGATCGACTGGTCGACGTCGAGTATCTGGAGCCGACACTCAGTTGA
- a CDS encoding TlpA disulfide reductase family protein: MTRLAFVVLVVVGLLAGCSTGDDAVAQGGTFEFVSPGGKTDIFYNPPDRRGKPGLISGPDLMDPSRTVTVDDFVGKVVVVNVWGQWCGPCRAEAPALQKVYDATRAEGVEVLGIDVRDNNREAAQDFVKDRTLTYPSIYDPAMRTMLAFGGKYPTSVIPSTVVLDRQHRVAAVFLRELLAEDLQPVVQRIAAEK; encoded by the coding sequence TTGACCAGGCTGGCGTTCGTCGTCCTCGTGGTGGTGGGCCTGCTGGCCGGCTGCTCCACTGGCGATGACGCCGTAGCCCAGGGCGGGACCTTCGAATTCGTCTCTCCCGGAGGCAAAACCGACATCTTCTACAACCCGCCCGACCGCCGCGGCAAACCCGGGCTAATCTCCGGACCTGACCTGATGGACCCGAGCCGCACCGTGACGGTGGACGACTTCGTGGGCAAGGTCGTCGTCGTCAACGTCTGGGGGCAGTGGTGCGGGCCGTGCCGCGCCGAGGCACCGGCGCTGCAGAAGGTGTACGACGCGACCCGCGCCGAAGGCGTCGAGGTTCTCGGTATCGACGTGCGCGACAACAATCGTGAAGCCGCGCAGGACTTCGTGAAAGACCGCACGCTGACCTACCCGTCGATCTACGACCCGGCGATGCGCACGATGCTCGCGTTCGGCGGCAAGTATCCGACCTCCGTCATTCCGTCGACCGTGGTGTTGGACCGTCAGCACCGCGTCGCCGCGGTGTTCCTGCGCGAACTGCTCGCCGAAGACCTGCAACCCGTCGTGCAGCGGATCGCGGCAGAGAAATGA
- a CDS encoding cytochrome c biogenesis CcdA family protein → MSFTETATAGPLLLALGVSVLAGLVSFASPCVVPLVPGYLSYLAAVVGVDEAEHAAARARWRVAGSAALFVAGFTVVFLLGTVAVLGMTTSLITNQVVLQRVGGVITILMGLVFVGYVPALQRQFRFAPRQLSTIAGAPLLGAVFALGWTPCLGPTLAGVVTVASATDGASVARGIVLVVAYCLGLGIPFVLLAFGSASAVAGLGWLRRHTRALQIFGGVLLIAVGVALVSGGWNDFVSWVRDGFVSDVRLPI, encoded by the coding sequence ATGAGCTTCACCGAAACCGCTACCGCCGGACCACTTCTGCTCGCGCTCGGGGTTTCGGTGCTGGCCGGCCTGGTGTCCTTCGCGTCGCCGTGCGTGGTGCCACTGGTGCCCGGCTACCTCTCCTACTTAGCCGCCGTGGTCGGCGTCGACGAGGCAGAGCACGCGGCGGCCAGGGCGCGGTGGCGGGTGGCCGGGTCGGCCGCGTTGTTCGTCGCGGGATTCACCGTGGTGTTCCTGCTCGGTACCGTTGCCGTGCTGGGTATGACCACCTCGCTGATCACCAATCAGGTTGTACTGCAACGGGTCGGCGGTGTGATCACCATCCTGATGGGCCTGGTGTTCGTCGGCTACGTCCCGGCGCTGCAGCGCCAGTTCCGTTTCGCGCCAAGACAATTGTCGACGATAGCCGGCGCTCCGTTGTTGGGTGCGGTGTTCGCGCTAGGCTGGACGCCCTGCCTGGGGCCGACGCTCGCCGGGGTGGTCACCGTCGCGTCGGCGACCGACGGGGCCAGCGTGGCCCGCGGCATCGTGCTGGTGGTCGCCTACTGCCTGGGCCTGGGAATCCCGTTCGTGCTGTTGGCCTTTGGCTCGGCCTCGGCCGTCGCCGGCCTCGGCTGGCTGCGCCGGCACACCCGCGCGCTGCAGATCTTCGGCGGCGTGCTGCTGATCGCGGTGGGAGTGGCGCTGGTCAGTGGTGGCTGGAACGACTTCGTGTCGTGGGTGCGCGATGGGTTCGTCTCGGATGTGAGGTTGCCGATTTGA
- the resB gene encoding cytochrome c biogenesis protein ResB translates to MAYARNTWRALTSMGTALVLLFLLALGAMPGALLPQRSLNAGKVTDYLAAHPKIGPILDKLQAFNVFGSFWFTAIYTLLFVSLLGCLTPRMIEHARSMRATPVPAPRNLTRLPKHAVATVVGDADAIGATMTERLRGWRTEVRRGDDIEISAEKGYLREFGNLVFHFSLLGLLVAVAAGKLFGYEGNVVVIADGGPGFCSASPAAFDSFRAGNTVDGTSLHPICLRVNDFKAKYLPSGQATSFAADIDYQSGRDLNTGSWRPYRLEVNHPLRVAGDRVYLQGHGYAPTFSVVFPDGRTRTSTVQWRPDNPQTLLSSGVARIDPPAGTYPDAKERREHQIAITGLLAPTEQLEGKLLSSSFPALIAPAVAVDIYTGDTGLDSGRPQSLYTLDPRLIDQHRITRAKRVNLRVGQQVRIEEGPAAGTVVRFDGAVPFVNLQVSHDPGQIWVLVSAMAMMAGLVVSLLVRRRRVWIRLRTDPAGTVNVQVGGLARTDNAGWGDEFERLVERLEDGLSISRAEPIATGRSTS, encoded by the coding sequence ATGGCCTACGCCCGCAACACCTGGCGGGCGCTGACGTCGATGGGCACCGCGCTGGTGCTGCTGTTCCTGCTCGCGCTCGGCGCGATGCCAGGGGCGTTGCTGCCGCAGCGCAGCCTCAACGCGGGCAAGGTCACCGACTACCTGGCGGCCCACCCGAAGATCGGCCCGATTCTCGACAAACTGCAGGCGTTCAACGTGTTCGGCAGCTTCTGGTTCACCGCGATCTACACGCTGCTGTTCGTCTCGCTGCTGGGTTGCCTGACGCCGCGGATGATCGAGCACGCCCGCAGCATGCGCGCCACCCCGGTGCCCGCCCCCCGCAACCTCACCCGGCTCCCCAAGCACGCCGTCGCCACCGTCGTCGGCGACGCCGACGCGATCGGCGCCACCATGACCGAGCGCCTCCGCGGTTGGCGCACCGAGGTCCGACGTGGCGACGACATCGAAATCTCCGCCGAGAAAGGCTATTTGCGCGAGTTCGGCAATCTGGTCTTCCACTTCTCGCTGCTCGGCCTGCTGGTCGCGGTGGCCGCCGGCAAGCTGTTCGGTTATGAGGGCAACGTCGTCGTCATCGCCGACGGCGGACCGGGTTTCTGTTCCGCGTCGCCGGCCGCGTTCGACTCCTTCCGCGCCGGCAACACCGTCGACGGCACGTCACTGCATCCAATCTGCTTGCGCGTCAACGACTTCAAGGCGAAGTACCTACCGTCGGGGCAGGCCACGTCGTTCGCCGCCGACATCGACTACCAGTCCGGCCGCGACCTCAACACCGGCAGCTGGCGGCCCTACCGCCTCGAGGTCAACCATCCGCTGCGCGTCGCCGGCGACCGCGTCTACCTGCAGGGCCACGGCTACGCACCGACGTTCAGCGTCGTATTCCCGGACGGCCGAACCCGCACTTCGACCGTGCAGTGGCGGCCCGACAATCCGCAGACCCTGCTCTCGTCCGGCGTCGCGCGCATCGACCCGCCCGCCGGCACCTATCCCGACGCGAAAGAACGCCGCGAGCACCAGATCGCGATCACCGGTCTGCTCGCACCGACCGAGCAACTCGAGGGCAAGCTCCTCTCGTCGAGCTTCCCGGCGCTGATTGCGCCCGCCGTTGCCGTCGACATCTACACCGGCGACACCGGCCTGGACAGCGGCCGGCCGCAATCGCTGTACACCCTCGACCCGCGGCTGATCGACCAGCACCGGATCACCCGTGCCAAGCGGGTCAACCTACGCGTCGGCCAGCAGGTCCGCATCGAGGAGGGGCCCGCGGCGGGCACGGTCGTGCGCTTCGACGGCGCCGTCCCGTTCGTCAACCTCCAGGTGTCCCACGACCCCGGCCAGATCTGGGTCCTCGTCTCCGCGATGGCGATGATGGCGGGCCTGGTCGTCTCGCTGCTGGTGCGCCGGCGACGAGTGTGGATTCGGCTGCGGACCGACCCGGCAGGTACGGTGAATGTCCAGGTAGGCGGTTTGGCGCGGACCGACAACGCCGGTTGGGGCGACGAATTCGAGCGGCTCGTCGAGCGTCTCGAAGACGGCCTGAGCATTTCGCGGGCCGAACCGATCGCTACCGGAAGGAGCACCTCGTGA
- the ccsB gene encoding c-type cytochrome biogenesis protein CcsB, producing MNTTHIHLGLARNSDWAFTSAVVIMVVALLLLAVELAYTRSRKSERELVGVGADSAAPGVVTEAPRRPLDERVGRAGLFLVYAGIGLLFLCIVLRGLATQRVPWGNMYEFINLTCFCGLVAGAIVLRRPQYRPLWVFLLLPVLVLLTVSGRWLYTNAAPVMPALQSYWLPIHVSVVSLGSGVFMVAGVASILFLLRTSRLSGPDTPGTLARLVQRLPDAQTLDRIAYRTTIFGFPVFGFGVIFGAIWAEEAWGRYWGWDPKETVAFIAWVVYAAYLHARSTAGWRDRKAAWINVVGFVAMVFNLFFVNLVTVGLHSYAGVG from the coding sequence GTGAATACCACGCACATCCACCTCGGGCTGGCGCGCAACTCCGACTGGGCGTTCACGTCCGCGGTGGTGATCATGGTGGTCGCGCTGCTGCTGCTGGCCGTCGAACTCGCCTACACCCGCAGCCGAAAGAGCGAGCGCGAACTGGTCGGCGTCGGGGCCGACAGCGCGGCCCCCGGCGTGGTGACCGAGGCGCCGCGACGCCCGCTCGACGAGCGGGTCGGTCGGGCCGGGCTGTTCCTGGTCTACGCCGGAATCGGGCTGCTGTTTCTCTGCATCGTGCTGCGCGGCCTGGCCACCCAGCGGGTGCCGTGGGGCAACATGTACGAATTCATCAACCTGACCTGCTTCTGCGGCCTGGTCGCGGGCGCAATCGTGCTGCGCCGCCCGCAATATCGCCCGCTGTGGGTCTTCCTGCTGTTGCCGGTGCTGGTTCTGCTGACGGTGTCCGGGCGCTGGCTCTACACCAACGCCGCCCCGGTGATGCCCGCGCTGCAGTCCTACTGGCTGCCGATCCACGTGTCGGTGGTCAGCCTGGGCTCGGGTGTGTTCATGGTCGCCGGCGTGGCCAGCATCCTGTTCCTGCTGCGCACCTCCCGGCTCAGCGGGCCGGACACCCCGGGGACACTCGCCCGGTTGGTGCAGCGCCTGCCCGACGCGCAGACGCTGGACCGCATCGCCTACCGGACCACGATCTTCGGGTTCCCGGTCTTCGGCTTCGGGGTGATCTTCGGCGCCATCTGGGCCGAAGAGGCCTGGGGCAGGTACTGGGGTTGGGACCCGAAGGAAACTGTGGCGTTCATCGCATGGGTGGTCTACGCCGCATACCTGCACGCACGGTCGACGGCGGGCTGGCGGGACCGGAAAGCGGCCTGGATCAACGTGGTTGGGTTCGTGGCCATGGTGTTCAACCTGTTCTTCGTCAATCTGGTGACCGTCGGCCTGCATTCCTACGCGGGAGTGGGATAA
- a CDS encoding MinD/ParA family ATP-binding protein, producing the protein MSDHPTHDANAGRRGDHPTTELPPHAPPPPPAAEPQTRAFAGFRTERRFGETQNAPMPETRVEPRAWAETPYQGLPRVVESDEAPRRVFGNYGGPPPGLPAEAGSQQAHLPPSRYPELSTSTLLRQVKPAPSEGWRRWLYKLSGQLINVGESPRTIRYNDLTVQVNAPLRGCYRIAMLSLKGGVGKTTITATLGATFASIRGDRVVAVDANPDRGTLNQKVPLETPATVRHLLRDAEGIERYSDVRSYTSQGRSRLEVLASESDPAMSEAFSAEDYAKTLDILERFYGLVLTDCGTGLLHSAMTAVLEKADALIVVSSGSIDGARSASATLDWLDAHGHEELVSNSIAVINAVRPRSGKVDMQKVVDHFSRRCRAVRLVPFDPHLEEGAEIDLDMLRRDTREALIELAAVVADGFPNDQRRSNEHFI; encoded by the coding sequence GTGTCTGACCATCCGACGCACGACGCGAATGCGGGACGTCGCGGAGACCATCCGACGACCGAGCTGCCGCCGCACGCGCCACCGCCGCCGCCGGCCGCCGAGCCGCAGACCCGGGCGTTCGCCGGATTCCGCACCGAGCGCCGCTTCGGCGAGACCCAGAACGCGCCGATGCCGGAGACCCGCGTCGAGCCGCGCGCTTGGGCGGAGACGCCGTACCAGGGGCTGCCCCGCGTCGTCGAGTCCGACGAGGCGCCGCGCCGGGTCTTCGGCAACTACGGGGGACCGCCGCCAGGCTTGCCGGCCGAGGCCGGATCGCAGCAGGCTCACCTGCCACCGTCGCGTTACCCGGAGCTGTCCACCAGCACCCTGCTGCGTCAGGTCAAGCCCGCGCCGTCGGAGGGTTGGCGTCGTTGGCTGTACAAGCTGTCGGGTCAGCTGATCAATGTCGGCGAGAGCCCGCGAACCATCCGCTACAACGACCTCACCGTCCAGGTGAATGCGCCGCTGCGCGGCTGCTACCGGATCGCGATGCTGTCGCTCAAGGGTGGGGTCGGCAAGACCACCATCACCGCGACGCTGGGCGCCACGTTCGCCTCGATCCGCGGCGACCGGGTGGTGGCCGTCGACGCCAACCCCGACCGCGGCACACTGAACCAGAAGGTGCCGCTGGAGACCCCGGCCACCGTGCGGCACCTGCTGCGCGACGCCGAAGGCATTGAGCGCTACAGCGACGTCCGCAGCTACACCTCGCAGGGCCGCAGCCGGCTGGAAGTCCTTGCCTCAGAAAGTGATCCGGCGATGTCGGAGGCGTTCAGCGCCGAGGACTACGCGAAGACGCTGGACATACTCGAGCGGTTCTACGGCCTGGTGCTGACCGACTGTGGCACAGGGCTTTTGCACTCCGCGATGACGGCGGTGCTGGAAAAGGCCGACGCGCTGATCGTGGTCAGCTCGGGCTCCATCGACGGCGCCCGCAGCGCCTCGGCCACGCTCGACTGGCTGGACGCCCACGGCCACGAAGAGCTGGTGAGCAATTCGATCGCGGTGATCAACGCGGTGCGGCCACGCTCCGGCAAGGTCGACATGCAGAAAGTGGTCGACCACTTCTCGCGGCGTTGCCGCGCAGTCCGTTTGGTGCCGTTCGACCCGCACCTCGAAGAGGGCGCCGAGATCGATCTCGACATGCTGCGGCGCGACACCCGAGAAGCGCTCATCGAGCTGGCAGCCGTTGTCGCAGATGGCTTTCCGAACGATCAGCGTCGTTCGAACGAGCACTTCATCTAG
- a CDS encoding DUF4229 domain-containing protein gives MSNGQSPAGRAVVNVVLYVVARLALVAALTAVIFGIGRAVGVHEFPIIVALLFALVIAMPLGMWLFAPLRRRATVGLEEATARRRHDREQLQARLRGEEPPA, from the coding sequence GTGTCAAACGGACAGAGCCCGGCCGGTCGCGCCGTCGTCAACGTTGTGCTGTACGTGGTCGCGCGGTTGGCGTTGGTGGCCGCTTTGACCGCGGTCATCTTCGGAATCGGGCGGGCGGTCGGGGTGCATGAGTTCCCGATCATCGTCGCGTTGCTGTTCGCGTTGGTGATCGCGATGCCGCTGGGCATGTGGCTCTTCGCGCCGCTGCGCCGACGGGCCACCGTCGGCCTCGAAGAGGCCACCGCGCGCCGCCGCCACGACCGCGAGCAGCTGCAAGCCCGGCTGCGAGGCGAGGAGCCGCCCGCCTAG
- a CDS encoding 1,4-dihydroxy-2-naphthoate polyprenyltransferase, with protein MASLAQWIAGARPRTLPNAIAPVIAGTGGAAWLHGFVWWKALLALAVALALIVGVNFANDYSDGIRGTDDNRAGPLRLVGSKLAAPRSVLAVALASLAFGAVAGLALALTSAPWLIAVGALCIAGAWLYTGGSRPYGYAGFGEVAVFLFFGLIAVLGTQFVQALRVDWVGGVVAVAMGSLSSAVLVANNLRDIPTDAESGKITLAVRLGDKGTRVFYQVLLGVAAASTLALSAATPWALAGLLATPLAVRAAKPVRTGQLGPALIPVLRDTGLTMLVWSILVAAALARTS; from the coding sequence GTGGCCAGCCTTGCCCAGTGGATCGCCGGTGCGCGACCGCGCACGCTCCCCAACGCCATCGCCCCCGTCATCGCCGGAACCGGCGGTGCCGCCTGGCTGCACGGATTCGTCTGGTGGAAGGCGCTGCTGGCTTTGGCGGTCGCGCTGGCGCTGATCGTCGGGGTCAACTTCGCCAACGATTACTCCGATGGCATCCGCGGCACCGACGACAACCGGGCCGGCCCGCTGCGCCTGGTCGGCTCGAAGCTGGCGGCGCCGCGGTCGGTCCTGGCGGTGGCGCTGGCGAGCCTGGCCTTCGGCGCGGTCGCCGGATTGGCGCTCGCGCTGACGAGCGCGCCGTGGCTGATCGCGGTCGGCGCGCTGTGCATCGCCGGGGCCTGGCTGTACACCGGCGGTTCGCGGCCCTACGGCTACGCCGGCTTCGGCGAGGTCGCGGTGTTCTTGTTCTTCGGTCTGATCGCGGTGTTGGGCACCCAGTTCGTCCAGGCGTTGCGGGTCGACTGGGTCGGCGGGGTCGTGGCGGTGGCGATGGGGTCGCTGTCGTCGGCGGTACTGGTGGCCAACAACCTGCGCGACATTCCCACCGATGCGGAGTCCGGCAAGATCACGCTGGCGGTTCGGTTGGGCGACAAGGGAACTCGCGTCTTCTATCAGGTGCTGCTGGGCGTCGCCGCAGCCTCGACGCTGGCTCTGAGCGCGGCCACGCCGTGGGCTTTGGCGGGCCTGCTCGCCACGCCGTTGGCGGTGCGGGCGGCCAAGCCGGTACGGACCGGGCAGCTCGGGCCCGCGCTGATACCGGTGTTGCGTGACACCGGCCTGACGATGCTGGTCTGGTCGATCCTGGTGGCCGCGGCCCTGGCGCGGACGAGCTAG